The Gadus morhua chromosome 10, gadMor3.0, whole genome shotgun sequence genome segment cccccccccccccccccccccacgcacaacaaaaacacaaaaatcaaGGAAAACACACAGATTAGTGTCAGTGTTTATGATTGTGGAGCCGCCACATGTCTCTGTGTCGAAGGGATATTGTTGGGACTTAGTGTAGCACAGATGTAcattgtgtgggtgtttatgtgtgtgtgtgtgtgtgtgtgtgtgtgtgtgtgtgtgtgtttgtgtgtgtgtgtgtgtgtgtgtttgtgtgtgtgtttgcgtgtgtgtttgtgtgtgtgtgtgtgtttggctgtgtgcgtgtgtttgggtgtgtgtgattgtgtttgtgtgtgtgtgtgtgtgtgtgtgtgtgtgtgtgtgtgtgtgtgtgtgtgtgtgtgtgtgtgtgtgtgtatgtgtgtgtgtttgggtgtgtgggtttaggtgagtgtgtgtttgggtgtgtgtgattgtgtttgggtgtgtgtgtgtttgtgtgtgtgtggggggagggggggggggggggggttggggtgtgtgtaattaaaaaaaaaaaatgaaacgtAAAAAGTAGAAAGaaccaaaaagaaagaaagcataaaaatgtgcaaacttgGCAAAGAGAAAAcgtgtgcacgtacacacaaacatatgtaaCATGAGTTTGTGTTggcatgacgtgtgtgtgtgtgtgtgtgtgtgtgtgtgtgtgtgtgtgtgtgtgtgtgtgtgtgtgtgagtgtgtgtgtgtgtgtgtgtgtgtgtgtgtgtgtgtgtgtgtgtgtgtgtgtgttttgtgcatgtgtaagcCATTTGTCTGATTGTCTCTGGGTTTCTTAGTAATGAAGGTTTCATTTGAAGCCAGAGTAAACCGACAACCGTCAGAAACGTCTAAAATTAGGATTGAAACTGAGAATGCAGTCTCAGATGACACTGATCTGATTATATGTAAGCAGATGAGGCTATTGCCATagtgacaaaaaaataaaccagGAAGAGTTTAGAATGGAGATGGTGTAAACACACTGTGAATGTCTCACCGGTGTGCTTTACATTGGGGAACAAGCTGTTGTCAAAGTCTCAACTTCCATTCAAATAATTGTATAAAAATAATCTGTCACCCTATTGCTATGAATACAAACACCCCAAACATTTCTTTATTATCAATTTGATATTGGGTTCTAAGTGTGATTATGGATATATATTAAGACTTTTTCTATTCTCCTTCTCAAAAGTCCACCACTCCCAGACTGTCTTGCTATTGGCTGCAGCCATGGTGCTGGCCCATTCCCTTGAGGCATCATCCTACAATCTGGCCAATGAGAGAAGCTCGATCGAAAGAACCTACGAGCTCACCAAGTATCTGGAGCACCAGCTGAAGGAGATCAAAGACACCTACGTAAGAAACAGATAGACCATATTAATCCACCTCACCTACGtaagaaacacaaacaacaaccatTCTCGATCACAGATCCTAGTGATAGACAACGTTACTCAAATGCAACCAGCATTAAATAAGAGCCTACTGCTGGGATAGATGCACTGTGTCATTTAAGGGTTTACATCCATGTGCTCAGTTACTGGCAGCATTCAAATTAACTTCCATTACATAATAAAGTGCTTACATTTACAGAAGCAGGGATGACatcatattttctatatatcgTCTATCTATCGTAATTTTAGACTAAAACTTGCACCATGAATTAAAACATGATTTCATATAGAGGAAATGTAACCTACCCCTCAGACCCGACAGCCTCTAAAGCAGGTCTTTAAGGGCGTCTTTAACCGTCCTCTGACTGTTGGCCGGATGCATACTGGCCCATAAAGGTTTATACTGTGGTTTTACTGGGCCTTCTCTCATGTCAGCTCTCCTACCTGGGGCCCCCCTTCAACGAGAAGGACTTCTCCCCGCCGCGGCCCAACAGCACGGCCCTGTCCCTGCCCAGCGCCGCCACGCGGCTGGAGCTGTGGCGAGGCCTGGAGAACCGGGCACGGCTGGCCCAGAACCAGCGGGCGTACTCTGTGTTGCTGGCAGCGGTGCAGGAGCTGGCTCGCTCCACGCTCTGCCCTTACCTCCAGACCTCCCTGCTGCACTTCTGCACCGGGCTAGACGGCCTGCTGGTCTCCATCTCCGGCCTGATGAGCGGCCTGGGCcacgccccgcccccgcctcccGGCCTGGCCctcgggggcggggccctggTGGGCGAGGAGGTGGCGGCCGGCCCCCTCCACaggcccgcccccctcctcatgAGTCAGCGGGGGGCGCTGGGCACGGTGGCAGCCCGGGATGGCCGGGTCCCGTTCTGGGCGCTggccgaggaggacgaggaggggggagggggggaggaaagggggaggaggagggaggccatggagaggaggagaggcaaggaggggaggaggcgcTCCGAGGGAAGGAGGAGCCACGGGTGGCGGGAGAGGACGGGCGGGGcggaaagagggaggaggggccggcgagggaggaggggggcggagcctgctGACCAGAacacagaagaggaggaggagcaggaggacgaggacttggaggaggagcaggaagtggagggagggctggagctGTGGGGCCAGCGGAGGAGGCTGCTCAGCGTGTTGGAGGAGCTGTGGGAGGAGACGCGGCTGCAGGGGGAACCCCAGCGTGGCCCGTCCCTCTGGGCAACAGCAGGCGGTGAGGCCCCCCGTCGGCCCCCAGGTCCCCGGACCAAcagcgacaacaacaacaacaacaacaacaacaatgacaacaacaacaacgacaacagcaacaacaacaaaaacaacaacaacaacgataaaagcaaaaacaacaacGGCGGTGACAGCTACAACTACGACAGCTACGTTGACAACCAGTACAGCTACAACCTCAACTACCGGCCCGCCGACACGGTCAGGAGGGAGGACAGCCTGGAGCACAGCCTGGAGCACAGCCTGGAGGACAGCCTGGAGGACAGCCTGGAGCACAGCCTGAAGGACAGCCTGGAGGACCACCTGGAGGACAGCCTGGAGAACAGCCTGGACCAACGCCTGGGGGACAGCCTGGAGGACAGCTCGGACACAGGTTACCTGCTGCTGCCTGAtggaggctcctcctcctcctcctcctccttgcgaCGCCACCCacgctcccttcctcccccctcccccaccctcctccccccctccctctccgcaCTCTCCTTCTTCTACCCCCTTGGGGAGGAGCCCGGGAGGGAGGGCCTCCTCgcgctcccccccccactccccatcTCCCTGCGCCAGGGCCCggccctcctccctgctcctctccccccgctcctctcctcctcgcagggcgcctccttctcccccaTGCTGGCGGTGCGGCCAGCGCTCAGCGACTTCGCCCGCAAGGTGGAAGGCTTCTGGATCCTCAGGGAGCTGCAGAGCTGGCTGTGGCGGTCGGCCAAGGACTTCAACCGGCTGAAGAAGAGACTACggggctgagaggggggggagaaagggggggggggagagagagggaaagagagagcgagagagagaggagacaccaAGCCAGATAACAATGTGCGGTTTGGTCTGGTTGAAAACGTACAAAAACTGTAAAAtgtgtatataaaaaaaaatatatatttcaagaCCTATAATTTACAAGATGTATTCTGTGCATCAGCATGCATGACAGTGTTGTAGACAGGCACAG includes the following:
- the clcf1 gene encoding uncharacterized protein clcf1: MKHLIGVHHSQTVLLLAAAMVLAHSLEASSYNLANERSSIERTYELTKYLEHQLKEIKDTYLSYLGPPFNEKDFSPPRPNSTALSLPSAATRLELWRGLENRARLAQNQRAYSVLLAAVQELARSTLCPYLQTSLLHFCTGLDGLLVSISGLMSGLGHAPPPPPGLALGGGALVGEEVAAGPLHRPAPLLMSQRGALGTVAARDGRVPFWALAEEDEEGGGGEERGRRREAMERRRGKEGRRRSEGRRSHGWRERTGGAERGRRGRRGRRGAEPADQNTEEEEEQEDEDLEEEQEVEGGLELWGQRRRLLSVLEELWEETRLQGEPQRGPSLWATAGGEAPRRPPGPRTNSDNNNNNNNNNDNNNNDNSNNNKNNNNNDKSKNNNGGDSYNYDSYVDNQYSYNLNYRPADTVRREDSLEHSLEHSLEDSLEDSLEHSLKDSLEDHLEDSLENSLDQRLGDSLEDSSDTGYLLLPDGGSSSSSSSLRRHPRSLPPPSPTLLPPSLSALSFFYPLGEEPGREGLLALPPPLPISLRQGPALLPAPLPPLLSSSQGASFSPMLAVRPALSDFARKVEGFWILRELQSWLWRSAKDFNRLKKRLRG